Sequence from the Synergistaceae bacterium genome:
ACGCCCTGAACGTGATAGACTCGCCCAGAAAAATAATACTGCTGACTAGGCCGAAAACTGACTCAAGACTCATTATAATAGTTGCGTGACTCGGTTCTGCGTATTTCTGCGCGCAAATCTGAAGCATATAACATCCGAACGTGCAAAATGTTGCAGTAAATATCATTTCCGGCAGACTCTCAATATTTATTAGCTCCGTCCTTGTCTCGAATATTAATGAACACACAAAAGCGAGTCCCGACAGCGTTATAAATTCTGCAAAACTTAATACAACGGGGTCGCATTCTTTCGTGTAACTGCTTATAGATATAACTTGAATCGCAAATGTAAACGCGCACAAAATAGTCAATAAATCGCCGATATAATACGAGCCTGAAATATTTTCTTCTCCCATTAATAAATACATTCCGGCAACACACAAGACAGCCGCCCAAATCGTGAGCCAGCCGGGGAAAATTTTTCTCATTGCCCATATCATAAGCGGCACCATTAACACGTAAATTGCCGAAATAAACGCAGACCGCCCCCCGCCGATATAGTTCAGCCCGACAGTTTGAGTCATCAGCGCAAAAAATAATAATGCCCCTAGTATGAAGCCGTCTTTAAAAACTTTTG
This genomic interval carries:
- a CDS encoding DMT family transporter translates to MIKIFADLALLYCAFFWGVSFVSMKILVSFYPTCWLLFIRFASASVMVYIFFHKRINKSFTKVFKDGFILGALLFFALMTQTVGLNYIGGGRSAFISAIYVLMVPLMIWAMRKIFPGWLTIWAAVLCVAGMYLLMGEENISGSYYIGDLLTILCAFTFAIQVISISSYTKECDPVVLSFAEFITLSGLAFVCSLIFETRTELINIESLPEMIFTATFCTFGCYMLQICAQKYAEPSHATIIMSLESVFGLVSSIIFLGESITFRALIGCILIFTAVMVSELEPFLRLKR